GAAGGCGAGGCTCCTTGAACCCGTTGCGCTCATCCGGAGCGGCCACCCACAAATCAGCGGTGGCCCCTTCCTGCAGTTGCTCCGGAAGTACGCCCTCCACGGGAACGGCGACCGGCTTGCTGGTGAGCGTGCGGGCTGCAGCGATGCTGCTGGTGGGGACGAGCTGCCCCTTTCCGACGAACGCCGTCGCGATCATCCCCTCCGGAAACGGCTGATCCGCGCGGAGGTACTGAGTCTCCGTACCTCCAAGCCTCATGGTGGAGCGCTCGAAGTCAGCCGCCACGAGGTGATCACCTGCCGGAATCCCCTTCCGTGCCACGTAGACCTCGACTCCCCGATCAAGACTGGCGACCAGGACGATCGTGCCCGCAGTGGACAGCAGAACCAGAAGAAGCCCCAGGAGGAGACGAGGGTCCTTCCACGAGGGCTTTCTCAGGCGGCCCACGGCAGCATCACTCACGGAACTCTCCAATCCATCGAGGGGAACACATCACTTTCCCGGGACATTATTCATGAAGCGTGACGCAATTTTCTGTCGAGTGACATGGCGTGATCGCTGACTGTGGATAACTCGCCTTCGCGCAGATCCACAAGATGGCAGAATGGGTTCATGCGCCGCTTCCTGACCCTCGCCGACGTGGAGGAGATCCTCCAGATCAACTCCTCGCAGGCCTATGCGCTCGTCAGGAGCGGGCAGCTGAAGGCCATCCGGATCGGCGGACGCGGCGTCTGGCGCGTGGAGGCTGAAAAGCTCGAGGAGTACATCCAGGAGCAGTACGAGCAGACGAGGCTCAGCATCGAGAACACCGCTTCCTCGTCCGAGAGTCCCACTTCCAGCTGAGATCCGAGCCCCACCGGACTGCGGGCTTCAGAGGGCGCCGAACACCCCTGCTCCCGCTCCACTCTGGAGAGCCCTGAATGCGGCCAGTGGAATCGTGTGGACCGCTTGCCGTCCTCCGGCCTCCATGGCGCGGTCCACCTCCCAGAGATCCAGAAAATCGGCGCCGACCCGGGCGATCACGCCGGACAGCACCGAGGGACCGGGGCCGTCAGAAGCCAGGAAGACCCGGACCGCTGACCGATCACGGGACACCGTCCTCAAGGCGGACGCCACTCCCAGCCGCCCCCATAGGGCCCCTTCAGCGGGAGGAGCGGACGCGCCCATCCCTGACGCCGACAGGATCGTCGGGGTGAAGATCAGCCAGTCGGAGGCGCTCTCTTCCACGATCAGCCAATCGCTGCCGACCCGTCGCACCACCCCTTCCAGTCGACCCACGCCGGCCACCTCCAGCGTGACCACGCGACCACTCGCACCCCTCAGACGGTCCCGGAACAGCACCCGAGCGAACTCGGCGCGTTCCATTTCGGCCGCGCCGGATTCCCTCTCCAGGCGCAGAGCCTCTTCGAGTTGAGCTTCGATGTCTTCAAAGAGCAGTCCCCAGCGCATGGGATCACCGTAGAAGCGACGCCTTGTCATTCAAAAGTCACCCTGTTTGAAACAGACTCTGGACAAACACGGCCAACCGGATCAAGATGGATCTACTTTCATCAAATGACACCAAATGACATCAAAGGAGAGGTCGATGACGCTCGCACAGCCTCCTCACCACCGCCGCGTGCCTTCAGGGACGAGGGCAGACGCCGTGCTGTCCTTGTGTGTCCTCGGCGCGGGAGCCGGCCTGATCCTGATCGGCTGGATCAGCCGCTCCTCCGGATCGGGACGCGTCGACTGGGCCGCCTCAGACCTGCCGAACGAGCGGGTGGAGACACTGGTGGGTTCGCTCGCTCTCTGGGCGGGCTCGGCGACAGTGGTCTGGTGGCTGCTGTCGATGCTGTTGGCCTTCCTGTCCGCCGCCTCTGAGATCCGGGGGCACCGCACCCCGTCCGATCAACTGGGCAAGTGGACCCCCGCGTTCATGCGGCGCCTGGCGCTGGCGGTCCTGGGCCTCAGTCTCCTCGGCGGCACGGGAGCCCAGGCCGCCGTCAGTGTCGCACCTGGCACAGTCCTTGCGGGCTCGCCCGCTCAGATCGCTTCCCCGACGCAATTCGGGCATTCGGCATCTCCAGGTGGGGACACTCTCCTGGACCGGGTGAGCGGCGCCCCCGGAAAGACCGCGTCGGCGGAGTCCGTCCTGAGCCCTCCCAAGGACCGATCTCTCGATCCGGTGTGGTCGGACGGAACCCCAGAAAGGAACAGACTCCCCCAGCCGATGGCCCCGGCTCACGATAGTTCTGCGGACGCGGTCCGTTCCCCCGCCTCCTCGGACGGGCCGGGTTCCCTGGATCCTGGGTGGACGCCTTCCGCCGGCCTCCCTGAGGCGGGTCATCTGGCGGCAGGACCGCGGCGATCCCCGGTGACCCATCCATCCGCGCCGCGCGAAGTCGAAGTCCGGTCCGGTGATTCCCTCTGGATTCTGGCGGCCCGCGAGCTGGGCCCCGGGGCCACGGACGTGGAGATCGCCAAGTATTGGCCCCGCTGGCATGCCGCCAATCGCGGCGTCATCGGCGGGGACCCGAACCGCCTTCTGCCGGGGACGGTCCTCACAGTGCCGGACAGGGGCTGACGTGACGGCTTCTCCACCCTGCCTGATGGCTGCGCCCCGACACCAACGTTTTCGAAGGAGAACATCGCATGACACCGCCTGCAAGGACACCGGCCGAGGCCGGAGCACCTCCCACAGCCAGTCCGCGCCGATTGCCCAAGGCCCTTGATGGCCGTGCGGAAACCCTCCGGACCATCACGCCTCCACGGCCGATCCCGCCGCAGCCGCTTCCCGTGTCCCTGGACGACGCTCGAAGGCTGCACCAGCTCAAAGGGCAGGTCCATCGCCTGGTGCAGGCCATCATGGAGGCGCTGAACGGCACCCGGCCACTTCAACAGCTGTCGCGCTGGATGGAACCCCCGCTGTTCTCATCGCTCCAGCTCCGGAGGGCCCTGGTCCAGGAGTGTCAGGAACACTTCGGGCGGGACCGCCCGTCACCCTACGCGGACGCCCACGTGCAGAGCATCCACGCCCAATGCGTCACACCCCTGGTGGTCGAGGCCACCGCCGTTGTCCGTTGCCGCCAACGCACGAGGGCCGTCGCGATCCGGATGGAAGCACGGCGTGCTTCCTGGATCGTGACGGCCCTCGAGGTCGGTTGACCACCGGACGGTTTCCCGCCCTGGCGATCACTCCCGGCGACTAGCGACGCTTACGGTTGCCCTTCTTGCCACCACTGCGGGCAGGGTTCCCGGACCGCGCGTCACGAGTGGCGTCCGTCGCGGAGTCCTTCCGCTCGACGTGGGTCTCCGTCTCGCCGTCCTCGCCCGGAGCGGAGTACTGAAGTTGCGCGGGCTGTTCCGGAGTCTCCAAGCCTGCGGCGTGGATGTGCGGCTCCGACGTGGCCTCGGCGGCGGGAGTCTCGGTGACCTCCACCTCCAGGTTGTAGAGGAAGCCGACCGACTCCTCGCGAATACCGGCCATCATGGCCTGGAAGAGCGTGTACCCCTCGCGCTGGTACTCGACCAGCGGGTCGCGCTGGGCCATCGCCCGGAGCCCGATGCCTTCCTTCAGGTAATCCATCTCGTACAAGTGTTCCTGCCACTTGCGGCCGATCACCGAGAGGACGACGCGGCGTTCGAATTCGCGCATGTTCTCGCTGCCGAGCTGCTTCTCCCGTGCCTCGTAGGCCAGACGCGCGTCGGAAAGGATCTCGTCCTTGAGGAAGGAAGCAGTGACACCGGACTTGCCCCCGGCCTCATCGAAGATGTCCTTCTGGCTCAGGGTCATCGGGTACAGCGTCTTGAGGTTGCTCCAGAGCAGGTCGTAGTCCCACTCCTCGCTGTGTCCCTCCGCCGTGGCGTCGTCGATCACCGCGTTGATGGTGTCCTCGAGGAAGAACTGCACCTTCTCGTGCAGATCGTCGCCCTCGAGGATCCGGCGACGGTCACCGTAGATGGCCTCGCGCTGGCGGTTCAGGACGTCGTCGTACTTGAGCACGTTCTTCCGCTGCTCAGCGTTGCGCCCTTCAACCTGGCCCTGGGCCGAGGCGATCGCACGGGAGACCATCTTGGACTCCAGCGCGGTCTCGTCGTCCAGGGTCGAAGCCATCAGACGTTCCGCTGCGCCGGAGTTGAAGAGGCGCATGAGGTCGTCCGTGAGCGACAGGTAGAAGCGGGACTCACCCGGGTCGCCTTGACGGCCGGAGCGGCCACGGAGCTGGTTGTCGATACGGCGGGACTCGTGACGTTCCGTGCCGAGCACATACAGACCGCCGAGTTCCAGGACTTCCTCGTGCTCGTCCTTGACCGCCTTCTTCGCGGCTTCCAGAGCCTCAGGCCAGGCGGCCTCGTACTCTTCGGGATTCTCTTCGGGATCCAGACCACGGGCCTTGAGCGCTGCGACCGCGGTGAACTCGGGGCTGCCGCCCAGCATGATGTCCGTACCGCGACCGGCCATGTTGGTGGCCACGGTCACGGCGCCCTTGCGGCCCGCCTCGGCGACGATCGCGGCTTCGCGAGCGTGGTTCTTGGCGTTGAGGACTTCGTGACGGACGCCCTCCTTGGCCAGCTTCTGGGAGAGGTACTCGCTCTTCTCGACGCTGGTGGTGCCCACCAGGACCGGCTGGCCCTTTTCGTGACGCTCGACGATGTCCTGCACGACG
The nucleotide sequence above comes from Arthrobacter woluwensis. Encoded proteins:
- a CDS encoding helix-turn-helix domain-containing protein, which codes for MRRFLTLADVEEILQINSSQAYALVRSGQLKAIRIGGRGVWRVEAEKLEEYIQEQYEQTRLSIENTASSSESPTSS
- a CDS encoding LysM peptidoglycan-binding domain-containing protein, whose product is MTLAQPPHHRRVPSGTRADAVLSLCVLGAGAGLILIGWISRSSGSGRVDWAASDLPNERVETLVGSLALWAGSATVVWWLLSMLLAFLSAASEIRGHRTPSDQLGKWTPAFMRRLALAVLGLSLLGGTGAQAAVSVAPGTVLAGSPAQIASPTQFGHSASPGGDTLLDRVSGAPGKTASAESVLSPPKDRSLDPVWSDGTPERNRLPQPMAPAHDSSADAVRSPASSDGPGSLDPGWTPSAGLPEAGHLAAGPRRSPVTHPSAPREVEVRSGDSLWILAARELGPGATDVEIAKYWPRWHAANRGVIGGDPNRLLPGTVLTVPDRG
- a CDS encoding Rv3235 family protein, producing the protein MTPPARTPAEAGAPPTASPRRLPKALDGRAETLRTITPPRPIPPQPLPVSLDDARRLHQLKGQVHRLVQAIMEALNGTRPLQQLSRWMEPPLFSSLQLRRALVQECQEHFGRDRPSPYADAHVQSIHAQCVTPLVVEATAVVRCRQRTRAVAIRMEARRASWIVTALEVG
- the secA gene encoding preprotein translocase subunit SecA — encoded protein: MASLLEKLLRTGDKKTLKRLRNYADAINALEDSFTGFTDAELRAETDRLRERHEDGESLDALLPEAFAAVREASARTLGMRHFDVQLMGGAALHLGNIAEMKTGEGKTLVATAPAYLNALSGKGVHVVTVNDYLAEYQSELMGRVYRFLGLTSGCILANQDPALRKVQYDADITYGTNNEFGFDYLRDNMAWDKSELVQRGHNFAIVDEVDSILIDEARTPLIISGPAQGDANRWYGEFASLVQKLEEGRDYEVDEKKRTVGVLESGIAKVEDYLGIHNLYESANTPLIGFLNNAIKAKELFKRDKDYVVMDGEVLIVDEHTGRVLAGRRYNEGMHQAIEAKEKVEVKPENQTLATVTLQNYFRMYDKLSGMTGTAETEAAEFMSTYKLGVVPIPTNRPMQRIDQPDLVYKNEVVKFDAVVQDIVERHEKGQPVLVGTTSVEKSEYLSQKLAKEGVRHEVLNAKNHAREAAIVAEAGRKGAVTVATNMAGRGTDIMLGGSPEFTAVAALKARGLDPEENPEEYEAAWPEALEAAKKAVKDEHEEVLELGGLYVLGTERHESRRIDNQLRGRSGRQGDPGESRFYLSLTDDLMRLFNSGAAERLMASTLDDETALESKMVSRAIASAQGQVEGRNAEQRKNVLKYDDVLNRQREAIYGDRRRILEGDDLHEKVQFFLEDTINAVIDDATAEGHSEEWDYDLLWSNLKTLYPMTLSQKDIFDEAGGKSGVTASFLKDEILSDARLAYEAREKQLGSENMREFERRVVLSVIGRKWQEHLYEMDYLKEGIGLRAMAQRDPLVEYQREGYTLFQAMMAGIREESVGFLYNLEVEVTETPAAEATSEPHIHAAGLETPEQPAQLQYSAPGEDGETETHVERKDSATDATRDARSGNPARSGGKKGNRKRR